In Streptomyces violaceusniger Tu 4113, one DNA window encodes the following:
- a CDS encoding MFS transporter, whose protein sequence is MPLALLALAVSAFGIGTTEFVMMGLLPNVAGDLDTSVPTAGYLVSAYAIGVVVGAPLLTALGSRIPRKRMLVLLMALFTVGNLASALAPTFGLLIAGRVLAGLPHGAFFGVGAVVASRLVSEDRRARAVATMFLGLTIANIVGVPVATLLGQNLGWRATFLVVSAIGVVAMGALARLIPQVSHEEHGGLRQELGALRDRQVILGLLTAVFGFAGVFAVYSYLASMMTEVTGFGESTVTLVLALFGIGMTLGALIAGPLTDRALRPTLYGSLAALAVTLVAFDFTVHVKWAALLSVVVLGAVGFMTTTPLQMLVMNKAQHAPTLASASNHSAFNLANAGGAWLGGVAIAAGWGWTSPTLVGAVLAVIGLAIALIAGRADRAPASGSRVVASSESMPQMSEVR, encoded by the coding sequence GTGCCCACGGCCGGATACCTCGTCTCCGCCTATGCCATCGGGGTCGTGGTGGGCGCTCCGCTGCTGACCGCCCTCGGTTCCCGGATCCCGCGCAAGCGGATGCTCGTGTTGCTCATGGCGCTCTTCACGGTGGGCAACCTCGCCTCCGCCCTCGCCCCCACCTTCGGGCTGCTGATCGCGGGCCGGGTGCTCGCCGGGCTGCCCCACGGCGCGTTCTTCGGCGTCGGCGCGGTCGTCGCCTCGCGGCTGGTGTCCGAGGACCGGCGGGCCCGCGCGGTCGCCACCATGTTCCTCGGGCTGACCATCGCCAATATCGTCGGCGTCCCCGTGGCCACCCTGCTCGGCCAGAACCTCGGCTGGCGCGCGACCTTCCTGGTCGTCTCCGCGATCGGTGTGGTCGCCATGGGCGCGCTCGCCCGCCTCATCCCGCAGGTCTCCCACGAGGAGCACGGCGGCCTCCGCCAGGAGCTCGGCGCGCTGCGCGACCGGCAGGTCATCCTCGGACTGCTCACCGCCGTCTTCGGCTTCGCCGGTGTCTTCGCCGTCTACAGCTACCTCGCCTCGATGATGACCGAGGTCACCGGGTTCGGTGAGTCGACGGTCACCCTGGTGCTGGCGCTGTTCGGCATCGGCATGACGCTGGGCGCCCTGATCGCCGGTCCGCTGACCGACCGGGCGCTGCGGCCGACGCTCTACGGCTCGCTGGCGGCGCTGGCGGTCACGCTCGTGGCCTTCGACTTCACGGTGCATGTGAAGTGGGCGGCGCTGCTGTCGGTCGTGGTGCTGGGCGCGGTCGGCTTCATGACCACCACCCCGCTGCAGATGCTGGTGATGAACAAGGCCCAGCACGCCCCGACGCTGGCCTCCGCCTCCAACCACTCCGCGTTCAACCTGGCCAACGCCGGTGGCGCGTGGCTCGGCGGCGTCGCCATCGCGGCGGGCTGGGGCTGGACCTCCCCGACGCTGGTCGGCGCGGTGCTCGCGGTGATCGGTCTGGCGATAGCGCTGATCGCGGGGCGGGCCGACCGGGCCCCGGCGAGTGGCTCGCGGGTGGTCGCGAGCAGTGAGTCGATGCCGCAAATGTCCGAGGTGCGCTGA
- a CDS encoding alpha/beta fold hydrolase produces the protein MRSRVQGRSPGRGLGRSPSFGKGRVGEQPAAGVKPGAIDQVELVGRVDVREDLGRIRVPTLVISTTLDTMATPYHHRQVADAIPGARFAELESGHLPFVEAPDEWLGLIRTFLDAQYAQYAQYAQA, from the coding sequence TTGAGGAGCAGGGTCCAGGGGCGGAGCCCCGGTCGGGGGCTGGGGCGGAGCCCCAGTTTCGGGAAGGGGCGGGTAGGGGAACAGCCCGCCGCAGGCGTCAAGCCCGGCGCGATCGACCAGGTCGAACTGGTCGGCCGGGTCGACGTCCGTGAGGACCTGGGCCGGATCCGGGTGCCCACCCTGGTGATCTCCACGACCCTGGACACGATGGCGACGCCGTACCACCACCGTCAGGTCGCGGACGCGATCCCCGGCGCGCGCTTCGCCGAGCTGGAGTCAGGTCACCTGCCGTTCGTGGAGGCGCCCGATGAGTGGCTGGGGCTGATCAGGACGTTCCTGGACGCGCAGTACGCGCAGTACGCGCAGTACGCGCAGGCGTAG
- a CDS encoding NAD+ synthase has protein sequence MPQLRLALNQIDSTVGDLDGNTESILHWTRHSAEQGAHLVAFPEMVLTGYPVEDLALRSSFVEASRAALHSLAERLNAEGLGELPVVVGYLDRSERARRYGQPAGSPQNAGAVLHRGTVALTFAKHHLPNYGVFDEFRYFVPGDTLPMVRVHGIDIALAICEDLWQDGGRVPASCSAGAGLLLSINASPYEREKDDTRLDLVRKRAQEAGCTTAYLAMIGGQDELVFDGDSIVVDRDGEVIARAPQFAEGCVLLDLELPAADPDSVPEGVVDDGLRIDHVTLSADPLPGYEPELAGGEAERLGDDEEVYTALVVGLRAYAAKNGFRSVLIGLSGGIDSALVAALACDAVGAQNVYGVAMPSRYSSEHSVADATELARRTGLNFRTVSIAPMFDAYMDSLQLTGLAEENLQSRLRGTTLMAISNQEGHIVLAPGNKSELACGYSTLYGDSVGAYGPIKDVYKTSVFRLAKWRNRAAEERGQTPPIPENSISKPPSAELRPGQVDTDSLPDYEVLDRILELYVDRDQGRKDIVAAGYDDPLVTRILRLVDTAEYKRRQYPPGTKISAKGFGKDRRLPITNRWRERT, from the coding sequence GTGCCTCAACTTCGCCTCGCTCTGAACCAGATCGACTCGACCGTCGGAGACCTCGACGGCAACACCGAGTCGATACTCCACTGGACCCGGCACTCCGCCGAGCAGGGCGCCCATCTGGTGGCGTTCCCCGAGATGGTGCTGACCGGCTACCCCGTCGAGGACCTGGCGCTGCGCTCGTCCTTCGTCGAGGCGTCGCGCGCGGCCCTGCACTCACTCGCCGAGCGGCTGAACGCCGAGGGGCTGGGCGAGCTGCCGGTGGTCGTCGGCTATCTCGACCGCAGCGAGCGCGCCCGGCGCTACGGCCAGCCCGCCGGCTCACCGCAGAACGCGGGCGCGGTGCTGCACCGCGGCACGGTCGCCCTGACCTTCGCCAAGCACCATCTGCCGAACTACGGCGTCTTCGACGAGTTCCGCTACTTCGTGCCCGGGGACACGCTGCCCATGGTGCGCGTCCACGGCATCGACATCGCGCTCGCCATCTGCGAGGACCTGTGGCAGGACGGCGGCCGGGTGCCGGCGAGCTGCTCGGCGGGGGCCGGGCTGCTGCTGTCGATCAACGCCTCGCCGTACGAGCGGGAGAAGGACGACACCCGGCTCGACCTGGTGCGCAAGCGGGCCCAGGAGGCGGGCTGCACCACCGCGTATCTGGCGATGATCGGCGGCCAGGACGAGCTGGTCTTCGACGGCGACTCGATCGTCGTGGACCGGGACGGCGAAGTCATCGCGCGCGCCCCGCAGTTCGCCGAGGGCTGTGTGCTGCTCGACCTCGAGCTGCCCGCCGCCGACCCGGACTCCGTCCCCGAGGGGGTCGTGGACGACGGGCTGCGCATCGACCATGTCACCCTCTCCGCCGACCCGCTGCCCGGTTACGAGCCGGAGCTCGCGGGCGGCGAGGCCGAGCGGCTCGGGGACGACGAGGAGGTCTACACGGCGCTGGTCGTGGGGCTGCGGGCCTACGCGGCGAAGAACGGCTTCCGCAGTGTGCTGATCGGGCTCTCCGGCGGGATCGACTCCGCGCTGGTGGCCGCCCTCGCCTGTGACGCGGTCGGCGCGCAGAACGTGTACGGCGTCGCGATGCCCTCGCGCTACTCCTCCGAGCACTCCGTCGCCGACGCCACCGAGCTGGCGCGGCGCACCGGGCTCAACTTCCGCACGGTCTCCATCGCCCCGATGTTCGACGCCTATATGGACTCCCTGCAGCTCACCGGGCTGGCCGAGGAGAACCTGCAGTCGCGGCTGCGCGGCACGACGCTGATGGCGATCTCCAACCAGGAGGGCCATATCGTCCTCGCCCCGGGCAACAAGTCCGAGCTGGCCTGCGGCTACTCCACGCTGTACGGGGACTCGGTCGGCGCATACGGCCCGATCAAGGACGTCTACAAGACCTCCGTCTTCCGCCTGGCGAAATGGCGTAACCGCGCGGCGGAAGAGCGGGGCCAGACCCCGCCCATCCCCGAGAACTCGATCAGCAAGCCGCCGAGCGCCGAGCTGCGCCCCGGCCAGGTCGACACCGACTCGCTCCCCGACTACGAGGTCCTGGACCGGATCCTGGAGCTGTACGTCGACCGTGACCAGGGGCGTAAGGACATCGTGGCGGCGGGATACGACGATCCGCTGGTGACCCGGATCCTGCGGCTCGTGGACACGGCCGAGTACAAGCGCCGGCAGTACCCGCCGGGCACGAAGATCTCCGCGAAGGGCTTCGGCAAGGACCGCCGGCTGCCCATCACCAACCGCTGGCGCGAGCGCACCTGA
- a CDS encoding multicopper oxidase family protein: protein MHEKTRRAVLGTGIAAAGSGLLAACGSPGPHPRAAGQDGLDSSAMGAPARAGAPAEDVPPEYVSPHGPEVAATEQRRGPGPVRTFRLTATATTLDIGARKVASWAYEDQVPGREIRVTAGDTIALTLANNLPQPTTLHWHGIRLRNDMDGVPGVTQRPVKTGAAFDYRFTAFYPGTYWIHPHSGVQLDRGLYAPLIVEDPKEPLKYDKEWVVVLDDWLDGVGGRTPDTELERLGGGRGGHSMGDEGKRAAKGAAKGTAKGTAAGAAKLGAARPAAPKKAAPAAPAAPMESELLGGHAGDVTYPYYLVNGRSPESPQVFRAKRGDRIRIRLINAGGDTAFRVALGGHRMTVTHTDGYPVVPAKTDALLLGMGERYDVLVTVKDGVFPLAVLAEGKGRSAMAVLRTRGKSPVKFPRPKELDGELLTADRLKAAEDVRLTPKEPDRIIRMRLTGSMRRYDWAINGRPYDPSQRYPVRAGERVRISFVNGTDMWHPMHLHGHTFGLPDGGPRKDTTILRPHHKVNVDLDADNPGLWMVHCHNVYHSESGLMTILGYQK, encoded by the coding sequence ATGCACGAAAAGACTCGCCGTGCCGTGCTCGGCACGGGCATCGCCGCCGCGGGCAGCGGTCTGCTCGCGGCCTGTGGCTCCCCCGGCCCCCACCCCCGGGCCGCGGGCCAAGACGGTTTGGACAGCAGCGCGATGGGCGCCCCCGCCCGGGCCGGCGCGCCCGCGGAGGACGTCCCGCCGGAGTATGTCTCCCCCCACGGCCCGGAGGTCGCCGCGACCGAGCAGCGGCGGGGCCCCGGCCCGGTGCGGACGTTCCGGCTCACCGCCACCGCGACCACCCTGGACATCGGCGCCCGCAAGGTGGCGTCCTGGGCGTACGAGGACCAGGTGCCGGGCCGGGAGATCCGGGTGACCGCGGGCGACACGATCGCCCTCACCCTCGCCAACAACCTGCCGCAGCCCACCACGCTGCACTGGCACGGCATCCGGCTGCGCAACGACATGGACGGCGTCCCGGGGGTGACCCAGCGGCCGGTCAAGACCGGCGCCGCCTTCGACTACCGCTTCACCGCGTTCTACCCGGGCACGTACTGGATCCATCCGCACTCGGGCGTCCAGCTCGACCGGGGGCTGTACGCACCGCTGATCGTGGAGGATCCGAAGGAGCCGCTGAAGTACGACAAGGAGTGGGTCGTCGTCCTCGACGACTGGCTCGACGGGGTGGGCGGCCGCACCCCGGACACGGAGCTCGAGCGACTGGGCGGCGGCAGGGGCGGCCATTCCATGGGGGACGAGGGCAAACGAGCCGCCAAGGGCGCGGCCAAAGGCACGGCCAAAGGCACGGCCGCGGGCGCCGCGAAGCTCGGCGCGGCCCGGCCCGCGGCGCCGAAGAAGGCCGCACCCGCCGCACCCGCCGCGCCCATGGAGAGCGAGCTGCTGGGCGGCCACGCGGGCGATGTCACCTACCCCTACTACCTGGTCAACGGGCGCAGCCCGGAGTCCCCGCAGGTCTTCCGCGCCAAGCGCGGCGACCGGATCCGCATCCGCCTCATCAACGCGGGCGGCGACACCGCCTTCCGCGTCGCCCTCGGCGGCCACCGGATGACCGTCACCCACACCGACGGCTACCCCGTCGTACCGGCCAAGACGGACGCGCTGCTGCTGGGCATGGGCGAGCGCTACGACGTGCTGGTCACCGTCAAGGACGGGGTCTTCCCGCTCGCCGTCCTCGCCGAGGGCAAGGGGCGTTCGGCGATGGCGGTGCTGCGCACCCGCGGCAAGAGCCCCGTGAAGTTCCCGCGCCCCAAGGAGCTGGACGGCGAGCTGCTCACCGCGGACCGGCTGAAGGCGGCGGAGGACGTACGCCTGACGCCCAAGGAGCCCGACCGGATCATCCGGATGCGGCTCACCGGCTCGATGCGGCGCTACGACTGGGCGATCAACGGCCGGCCGTACGACCCGTCGCAGCGCTATCCGGTGCGGGCCGGTGAGCGGGTGCGGATCTCCTTCGTCAACGGCACCGACATGTGGCATCCGATGCATCTGCACGGCCACACCTTCGGGCTGCCGGACGGCGGGCCCCGTAAGGACACCACGATCCTGCGGCCGCACCACAAGGTGAACGTGGACCTCGACGCCGACAATCCGGGGCTGTGGATGGTCCACTGCCACAACGTCTACCACTCGGAGTCCGGGCTGATGACCATCCTCGGCTACCAGAAGTAG